The following are encoded in a window of Gimesia chilikensis genomic DNA:
- a CDS encoding SulP family inorganic anion transporter, with translation MSQNQFDQPRFNLKSYLNEFNPWHNIKIMHTNVPNDILAGITVAVIAMPLALAFGVASGLGAEAGMWAAICGGILVGLFGGSNTGVSGPTGPKVVQLAAIIAATKMASGEPDIVFAMSMVFLSGLICIVLALMKIGRFIYYTPYSVVSGFMCGIGVIIILLEIPPMLGFATPNSVMSAIKQIPYDIMHEKPHALIVSLATFATILIWPRLTKKQWLPAPLMGLIVGTSLAHLLQFKDIEYIASMPVGVPHLYWPDFSRFGDMIGGAFALAGLCIFDSLLTCLVADNMTNERHNSDREIFGQGIANMGCGIVGGVTTATATMRTVANIKCGGKTGLASITHGLVLLALMLGLAPYASYIPMACLAGILLKVGMDIIDYRVLPVLHRMPFMDSICFWAVLILTISVDLLVAMGVGITIAFVRIVQELGQAYEQNVVNLNEISRPLPADVSMPEDLKEKVLKLRLEGPLFFGVSDTIYRTSSALVDYKYLIIRMARVPMVDMSGAYLLEDIIDKAHDQGATVFFTGLRPQVERTLNRLKVIEKVSEQNCLATFNDAILRIQELESRQSDTENKVEYEDVSRV, from the coding sequence ATGTCACAAAATCAATTCGATCAACCCAGGTTCAACCTCAAAAGCTATCTCAACGAATTTAATCCCTGGCACAATATTAAAATTATGCATACCAACGTCCCCAACGATATTCTGGCGGGGATCACGGTAGCTGTCATCGCGATGCCACTGGCACTCGCGTTCGGGGTTGCTTCCGGGCTGGGAGCGGAAGCCGGGATGTGGGCCGCAATCTGTGGTGGGATTCTGGTCGGTCTATTTGGTGGATCCAATACCGGCGTCAGTGGTCCTACAGGGCCCAAGGTTGTGCAGCTGGCTGCGATTATTGCGGCAACCAAAATGGCCAGTGGGGAGCCTGATATTGTCTTTGCGATGTCGATGGTCTTTCTCAGTGGGCTGATCTGTATCGTCCTGGCTCTGATGAAGATCGGGCGGTTTATTTATTACACTCCTTATTCGGTTGTCTCCGGATTCATGTGCGGGATCGGCGTGATCATCATCCTGCTTGAAATCCCACCCATGCTCGGATTTGCTACCCCCAATTCCGTGATGAGTGCCATCAAACAGATTCCGTATGACATCATGCACGAAAAGCCGCATGCCCTGATTGTGTCCCTGGCGACATTCGCGACGATTCTCATCTGGCCGCGACTGACTAAGAAACAGTGGTTGCCTGCCCCTTTGATGGGGCTGATCGTGGGAACCAGCCTTGCGCATCTGCTGCAGTTCAAGGATATCGAATATATCGCTTCGATGCCGGTAGGCGTGCCTCACCTTTACTGGCCGGACTTTTCGCGTTTTGGTGATATGATCGGCGGCGCGTTCGCTCTGGCCGGACTGTGCATTTTTGACTCGCTGCTGACCTGTCTGGTGGCAGATAATATGACCAACGAACGTCATAACAGTGACCGGGAAATCTTTGGTCAGGGAATTGCCAACATGGGCTGCGGGATTGTCGGGGGCGTGACCACTGCAACCGCCACCATGCGGACCGTGGCGAATATCAAGTGTGGCGGAAAGACCGGCCTGGCTTCGATCACGCATGGCCTGGTGCTGCTGGCACTCATGCTCGGGCTGGCTCCTTATGCAAGTTACATTCCGATGGCCTGTCTGGCAGGAATCCTGTTGAAAGTCGGTATGGATATCATTGACTACCGCGTGCTGCCGGTCCTGCATCGTATGCCGTTCATGGATTCAATCTGCTTCTGGGCGGTTTTAATTCTGACGATCTCGGTCGACCTGCTCGTGGCGATGGGGGTCGGTATTACCATTGCCTTTGTCCGGATTGTACAGGAACTGGGGCAGGCTTATGAACAGAATGTGGTCAATCTGAATGAAATCAGCCGGCCGTTGCCCGCTGATGTATCCATGCCGGAGGACCTCAAGGAAAAAGTTCTCAAACTGCGACTGGAAGGTCCGCTGTTCTTTGGAGTTTCTGATACAATCTACCGGACATCCTCAGCACTGGTCGATTATAAGTATCTGATCATCCGCATGGCCCGTGTGCCCATGGTGGATATGTCGGGGGCGTATCTCCTGGAAGATATCATCGACAAAGCGCATGACCAGGGGGCAACCGTGTTCTTTACCGGTTTACGCCCTCAGGTGGAGCGAACCTTGAACCGCTTGAAGGTCATCGAAAAGGTGTCTGAACAGAACTGTCTGGCGACCTTCAATGATGCCATTCTGCGGATTCAGGAACTGGAAAGCCGGCAGTCTGACACAGAAAATAAGGTTGAGTACGAAGACGTAAGCAGGGTTTAA